The following proteins are co-located in the Zingiber officinale cultivar Zhangliang unplaced genomic scaffold, Zo_v1.1 ctg43, whole genome shotgun sequence genome:
- the LOC122037446 gene encoding pollen receptor-like kinase 5 translates to MDGRRPLPLLVALLLLLARRSLTSPDADVLFAFKATITDNSGALRSWDQESDPCTGNATKWAGVLCDDDGSVSGLRLANMDLAGVIDIGPLAALPRLRSFSIVNNAFDGKMPEFGKLKSMKAVYLSRNKFSGELPDSAFADMGWLKKLYLSNNEFTGAIPASVAALPRLLELGLDGNGFTGPIPELRSNDLKMVNFSNNHLEGSIPASLRKMDANLFSGNEGLCGEPLQVSCSSSPPPSPPLSSSPNQTLLHVVVALTLFLAIVAVILSLRRRPSENNANPPPAVMKSKAAPTKEEAMEEGTTKSDAGSTTSKKSGKESDQGRLIFVKEGMGRFELKDLLKSSAEVLATSNFVSSYKASLPDGTAMVVKRFRNMNRVGKEDFDEHMRRLGRLSHPNLLPLVAYYYRKDEKLLVTGYAAKRSLADLLRGSESSKLDWCARLKIVKGVAKGLNYLYEELQMLSVPHGHLKSTNVLLDESFSPLLTDFALIPVTNPAHAAQFMAAFNCPEYKKQERTSKKSDVWNLGMLILEILTGKAPATEKGGADLLGLASSTPREEWASKVLDGETTAKATAAAQEEMLKLLQVGLDCCEEDVEKRCELEEALDRIEVLREEGGGAGGDPATH, encoded by the coding sequence ATGGATGGTCGGCGGCCGCTCCCGCTCCTCGtcgccctcctcctcctcctcgcccgCCGCTCCCTCACTTCGCCCGACGCCGACGTCCTCTTCGCCTTCAAGGCCACCATCACCGACAACTCGGGCGCCCTCAGGAGCTGGGACCAGGAGTCCGATCCCTGCACCGGCAACGCCACCAAGTGGGCCGGCGTCCTCTGCGACGACGACGGCAGCGTCTCCGGGCTGAGGCTCGCGAACATGGACCTCGCCGGCGTCATCGACATCGGCCCGCTCGCCGCCCTGCCGCGCCTCCGCTCCTTCAGCATCGTGAACAACGCCTTCGACGGGAAGATGCCGGAGTTCGGGAAGCTGAAGAGCATGAAGGCCGTGTACCTGTCGAGGAACAAATTCTCCGGCGAGCTTCCCGACTCGGCGTTCGCCGACATGGGCTGGCTGAAGAAGCTGTACCTGTCGAACAACGAATTCACGGGCGCGATTCCGGCCTCCGTCGCCGCGCTTCCGAGATTGCTCGAGCTGGGGCTCGACGGGAACGGGTTCACCGGCCCGATCCCGGAGCTCCGATCCAACGACCTCAAGATGGTGAACTTCTCCAACAATCACTTGGAGGGAAGCATTCCGGCGAGCCTCAGAAAGATGGATGCCAATCTGTTTTCAGGTAACGAAGGACTCTGTGGCGAACCTCTTCAAGTTTCATGTTCATCAtcgccgccgccgtcgccgccgCTATCTTCCTCACCCAACCAAACCCTTCTCCACGTCGTAGTAGCTCTGACTCTATTCCTAGCCATCGTCGCCGTCATACTCTCCCTTCGTCGCCGACCATCCGAGAACAATGCCAATCCTCCCCCCGCAGTGATGAAATCGAAAGCCGCGCCGACCAAGGAAGAAGCGATGGAAGAGGGAACCACCAAGTCGGACGCCGGCAGCACCACCAGCAAGAAATCCGGCAAGGAGTCCGACCAGGGAAGACTGATCTTCGTGAAGGAAGGCATGGGGCGGTTCGAGCTGAAAGACTTGCTCAAGTCCTCCGCCGAGGTGCTGGCCACCAGCAACTTCGTCTCCTCGTATAAGGCCTCGTTGCCGGACGGCACGGCCATGGTGGTCAAGAGGTTCAGGAACATGAACAGAGTGGGGAAGGAGGACTTCGACGAGCACATGAGACGGCTGGGGAGGTTGTCCCACCCCAATCTGCTGCCGTTGGTCGCTTACTATTACCGGAAAGACGAGAAGCTACTGGTCACCGGCTACGCCGCCAAGAGAAGCTTGGCCGATCTTCTCCGTGGCTCCGAATCATCAAAGCTCGACTGGTGCGCTCGATTGAAGATCGTGAAAGGAGTCGCCAAAGGGCTAAATTACCTCTACGAAGAGCTCCAGATGCTCAGCGTTCCCCACGGCCACCTGAAATCCACCAACGTCCTTCTCGACGAGTCCTTCTCGCCGTTGCTGACCGACTTCGCCTTGATCCCGGTGACGAACCCGGCGCACGCCGCCCAGTTCATGGCGGCGTTCAACTGCCCGGAGTACAAGAAACAGGAGAGGACGAGCAAGAAGAGCGACGTCTGGAACCTGGGCATGCTGATCCTCGAAATCCTGACGGGCAAAGCGCCGGCGACGGAGAAGGGAGGCGCCGACTTGCTCGGCCTGGCCAGCTCCACTCCTCGGGAGGAGTGGGCGAGCAAGGTTCTCGACGGCGAGACGACAGCGAAGGCGACGGCGGCGGCGCAGGAAGAAATGCTCAAGCTGCTGCAGGTCGGATTGGATTGCTGCGAGGAAGATGTGGAGAAGAGGTGCGAGCTGGAAGAAGCCCTCGACAGGATCGAAGTGCTGAGGGAAGAGGGAGGAGGAGCTGGAGGAGATCCGGCGACTCATTga
- the LOC122037445 gene encoding uncharacterized protein LOC122037445 isoform X2 — MLVNRLKLMEANEDEISVLFTEINESHESSFEFSDDIISLPPEMLKSNEKTIVLTPEEATWVDSCFAFGPESSDDKWMVLRDAFLDALNSYPIYHETPSSVIESNDDRVLVDTSKVIEQHDVMDDDLPEEMQTEHATFIDKTSHLTIMKVQDDHIIHHNPSTDAENSSDQVSTAEQVTESRESVFKVWDLETSAEEEEDELITQLNKLLSGSRLQQPMHSSLYVSEENVDELIASFFDLSLKPFEDE; from the exons ATGCTCG TTAACAGACTGAAGCTTATGGAAGCAAATGAGGATGAAATCTCGGTGCTATTTACAGAAATTAATGAGTCTCACGAGAGCTCATTTGAGTTCTCAGACGATATTATCTCTTTACCACCCGAGATGCTCAAATCGAATGAGAAGACTATTGTACTCACaccagaagaggcaacatgggtaGATTCCTGCTTTGCATTCGGCCCTGAATCATCAGACGACAAATGGATGGTACTTAGAGATGCCTTCCTCGATGCTCTAAACTCCTATCCTATTTATCATGAAACTCCATCTTCCGTCATAGAGAGCAACGATGATAGAGTACTTGTCGATACAAGCAAGGTAATAGAACAACACGATGTCATGGACGATGACTTGCCTGAGGAGATGCAAACAGAACATGCTACCTTTATCGATAAGACTTCACATCTTACTATTATGAAGGTGCAAGACGATCATATCATACACCATAATCCATCTACAGATGCAGAAAACTCTAGTGACCAAGTTTCCACTGCTGAACAAGTTACTGAATCGCGTGAGAGTGTCTTCAAGGTTTGGGATCTTGAAACATCAGCTGAAGAAGAGGAAGACGAACTCATCACACAACTAAACAAGCTTCTAAGTGGAAGTAGGCTTCAGCAACCCATGCATTCCAGCTTATATGTGAGCGAAGAGAATGTGGATGAACTCATTGCGAGCTTCTTCGATTTGTCTCTGAAGCCTTTTGAGGATGAATGA
- the LOC122037445 gene encoding uncharacterized protein LOC122037445 isoform X1 produces MEANEDEISVLFTEINESHESSFEFSDDIISLPPEMLKSNEKTIVLTPEEATWVDSCFAFGPESSDDKWMVLRDAFLDALNSYPIYHETPSSVIESNDDRVLVDTSKVIEQHDVMDDDLPEEMQTEHATFIDKTSHLTIMKVQDDHIIHHNPSTDAENSSDQVSTAEQVTESRESVFKVWDLETSAEEEEDELITQLNKLLSGSRLQQPMHSSLYVSEENVDELIASFFDLSLKPFEDE; encoded by the coding sequence ATGGAAGCAAATGAGGATGAAATCTCGGTGCTATTTACAGAAATTAATGAGTCTCACGAGAGCTCATTTGAGTTCTCAGACGATATTATCTCTTTACCACCCGAGATGCTCAAATCGAATGAGAAGACTATTGTACTCACaccagaagaggcaacatgggtaGATTCCTGCTTTGCATTCGGCCCTGAATCATCAGACGACAAATGGATGGTACTTAGAGATGCCTTCCTCGATGCTCTAAACTCCTATCCTATTTATCATGAAACTCCATCTTCCGTCATAGAGAGCAACGATGATAGAGTACTTGTCGATACAAGCAAGGTAATAGAACAACACGATGTCATGGACGATGACTTGCCTGAGGAGATGCAAACAGAACATGCTACCTTTATCGATAAGACTTCACATCTTACTATTATGAAGGTGCAAGACGATCATATCATACACCATAATCCATCTACAGATGCAGAAAACTCTAGTGACCAAGTTTCCACTGCTGAACAAGTTACTGAATCGCGTGAGAGTGTCTTCAAGGTTTGGGATCTTGAAACATCAGCTGAAGAAGAGGAAGACGAACTCATCACACAACTAAACAAGCTTCTAAGTGGAAGTAGGCTTCAGCAACCCATGCATTCCAGCTTATATGTGAGCGAAGAGAATGTGGATGAACTCATTGCGAGCTTCTTCGATTTGTCTCTGAAGCCTTTTGAGGATGAATGA